From a single Mycolicibacterium mengxianglii genomic region:
- a CDS encoding recombinase family protein: MRAAIYTRISDDQTGRGLGVSRQLEDCQDLAKRHSWQVTKHFDDNDISAYSGKQRPGFEAMLDAMKAGEFDALLCWHTDRLYRNMKDLERVIELADANRIEIRTVQGGTLDLSTSAGRMVARILGSVARQESEHSSERRKRANVQRAASGEWVTSRRPFGYTQNGEPIEPEASAVRAAVADVLAGKSVRAVAREWNSLSLETTGSAKAWTSPMVRRVLMNPRYAALVVHQGKVVGPGNWEPIIDEDTHHGIVAYLKDPTRLNAGIGAERRYQGVGVYGCGVCSTKLVSYSAAGGKQHAYRCPNRSHVRRQSVALDAYVDAIILGRLVMPDAAQLCNALDKPGVDVAALHTQKSALQARQEELAALFAEGSILAPQLKRGTAELSRAMESVDRDLAASTQSSPVAAFMAAGRQGEQLKDRWVALAPDIRGKIIDQLLTVTVKPSPRGLRGFDPEYIGISWKVHS; this comes from the coding sequence GTGCGCGCAGCCATCTACACGAGGATCAGTGACGACCAAACCGGCCGCGGATTAGGCGTCTCCAGGCAACTGGAGGACTGCCAAGACCTCGCCAAGCGTCACAGTTGGCAAGTTACGAAACACTTTGACGACAACGATATTTCGGCTTATAGCGGCAAGCAGCGCCCTGGCTTTGAAGCCATGCTAGACGCGATGAAAGCAGGGGAATTCGACGCACTGCTGTGCTGGCACACCGACCGCCTCTACCGCAATATGAAGGACCTCGAGCGGGTAATCGAGCTCGCGGACGCCAACCGCATCGAGATTCGCACGGTCCAAGGTGGGACCCTCGACCTGTCCACCAGTGCCGGCCGCATGGTCGCCCGAATCCTAGGTTCGGTGGCTCGTCAGGAATCGGAGCACTCTTCGGAGAGGCGCAAGCGCGCCAACGTCCAACGGGCCGCGAGCGGAGAATGGGTGACCTCGCGGAGACCGTTCGGCTACACCCAGAACGGCGAACCCATCGAGCCTGAAGCTTCCGCGGTGCGCGCAGCAGTAGCTGATGTTCTTGCGGGGAAGTCAGTGCGGGCCGTTGCAAGGGAATGGAATTCACTCTCACTTGAAACGACCGGTAGTGCGAAGGCTTGGACGTCACCGATGGTGCGACGGGTGCTGATGAATCCGCGATACGCCGCACTGGTCGTTCATCAGGGCAAGGTCGTCGGACCCGGTAACTGGGAACCAATCATTGACGAGGACACGCATCACGGCATCGTCGCGTACCTCAAGGACCCCACACGGCTAAACGCCGGCATCGGAGCCGAGCGCCGGTACCAAGGAGTAGGTGTCTACGGCTGCGGGGTGTGCTCAACCAAGCTGGTCTCGTACTCCGCGGCCGGCGGGAAGCAACATGCGTACAGGTGCCCGAACCGCAGCCATGTCCGGCGACAGAGCGTTGCCCTCGACGCCTACGTTGACGCCATCATCCTGGGTCGGCTAGTGATGCCTGACGCTGCCCAATTATGCAACGCACTCGATAAACCCGGGGTCGACGTTGCTGCACTCCATACGCAAAAGTCGGCGCTTCAGGCCCGCCAAGAAGAACTCGCGGCGCTGTTCGCCGAAGGATCCATACTTGCGCCCCAACTCAAACGGGGCACCGCTGAACTCTCCCGCGCTATGGAAAGCGTGGACCGAGATCTCGCCGCGAGCACACAGAGCAGCCCGGTCGCTGCGTTCATGGCTGCGGGGCGTCAAGGCGAGCAACTGAAGGATCGTTGGGTGGCACTCGCCCCTGATATACGCGGAAAGATTATTGACCAGTTACTAACGGTCACCGTCAAACCGTCTCCGCGCGGGTTGCGCGGATTCGATCCG
- a CDS encoding FtsK/SpoIIIE domain-containing protein, producing MHELTEPPHVAVPVAAPPPVPTPTSAGRLIPVMSLVVTGVMVAVVFAMGSPLSSNPMFFAFPLMMVVSALTSLAHGGTRRAEAELNISRHRYLGYLHDVGQQLADSAAAQQQWLLELHPPPDTLWQLAGTQRRWERHRNHEAFCRIRSGLGQVPAGARPVTPADTEIRDVDPVTSATLQRLLDGYSVLRDAPVTTDLRATPLLRLQGDEQTVRAWARALLCQLATFHSPGDVGIAAVLAEDRQECWDWLKWLPQHGDPRRVDDIGPVRLTFRNVDTALAGNPGGRHTVVLVDGVDATAPDLRGRTDVTVICLGGAGRAGEAVLTAGDEVPDTLSAVEAATCARRLAAYRDTTVGRTPGDWLGLIGVSDPAALPSRWGGSAGSALRVPLGSRDTGEPLHLDIKEAALGGAGPHGLCIGATGSGKSELLRTVALGMIARHSPEELNLILVDFKGGAAFLDTKSQ from the coding sequence GTGCACGAGCTGACCGAACCGCCGCATGTCGCGGTGCCGGTGGCAGCACCTCCGCCGGTGCCCACCCCGACCTCGGCCGGACGGCTCATCCCGGTCATGAGCCTGGTGGTCACCGGTGTGATGGTGGCGGTGGTGTTCGCCATGGGCTCCCCGCTCTCGAGTAACCCGATGTTCTTCGCCTTCCCGCTGATGATGGTGGTCTCGGCACTGACCAGCCTGGCGCACGGCGGCACCAGGCGGGCCGAGGCCGAACTGAACATCTCTCGCCACCGTTACCTCGGGTACCTGCACGACGTCGGGCAGCAGTTGGCCGATAGCGCTGCAGCGCAACAGCAGTGGCTTCTTGAGCTGCACCCTCCGCCGGACACCCTGTGGCAGCTGGCCGGCACCCAGAGACGGTGGGAGCGACACCGCAATCACGAGGCTTTCTGCCGTATCCGGTCCGGCCTCGGACAGGTGCCCGCAGGGGCCCGGCCGGTGACACCCGCCGACACCGAGATCCGCGACGTCGACCCGGTCACGTCGGCGACGCTGCAGCGGCTGCTCGACGGTTACTCGGTTCTCCGTGACGCCCCGGTGACCACCGATTTGCGGGCGACCCCGCTGCTGCGGTTGCAGGGCGACGAGCAGACCGTCCGGGCGTGGGCGCGCGCCCTGCTGTGCCAACTCGCCACCTTTCACAGCCCAGGGGATGTGGGCATCGCCGCCGTGCTTGCCGAGGATCGCCAGGAGTGCTGGGACTGGCTCAAATGGCTACCGCAGCACGGTGACCCGCGCAGGGTGGATGACATCGGGCCGGTTCGGTTGACCTTTCGCAACGTGGACACTGCGCTGGCCGGCAACCCCGGCGGGCGGCACACCGTTGTCCTCGTCGACGGTGTGGACGCCACTGCCCCCGACCTACGGGGCCGCACCGATGTCACCGTCATCTGCCTGGGCGGCGCCGGTCGTGCGGGGGAGGCGGTCCTGACGGCGGGCGACGAGGTACCCGACACCCTGTCGGCGGTCGAAGCGGCGACCTGCGCCCGCCGCCTGGCCGCATATCGGGACACCACCGTCGGCCGAACGCCGGGCGACTGGCTGGGGCTGATCGGCGTGTCGGATCCGGCAGCGTTGCCCTCGCGGTGGGGCGGCTCCGCCGGCAGCGCTCTGCGGGTTCCGCTGGGCAGCAGAGACACTGGCGAGCCCCTGCATCTCGACATCAAGGAAGCGGCGCTGGGCGGCGCCGGGCCACACGGATTGTGCATCGGGGCGACAGGATCGGGAAAGTCCGAACTCCTTCGCACCGTCGCGCTGGGAATGATCGCCCGCCATTCGCCGGAGGAACTCAACCTCATTCTCGTCGACTTCAAAGGCGGCGCCGCCTTCCTCGACACAAAAAGTCAATAG
- a CDS encoding EsaB/YukD family protein, whose amino-acid sequence MNPVAGTCRVTVYVDGRDVDVALPGDVPVAVLVPMLVDTVGAAAPVLGLQLTLLGGQRVDPSKSLSDNGIGDGAVLMLTAGAKPRVTPAVIDAAAAAAGITRAGSAPVITARSGLGIATVMAGLTGFLAVPDGPGLPNVLLGAAAATVPAVLAMRVSADGVGTGAACLAGLGTASALVGTVGGLDVPGAGQTLAVLSLILLTAVCRLVVRWCGLAQVDGAADDLPARVTGARHLMAGLVAGAAAGAGVGVLVTAFGAASWPACAFAAAVAMVLLLRIRAHPEVLPSAALLIAGICCGVAVVVTAHRIVPAQTWLLCLLSTAVGMLAVWLGLHPPQGTFSPTAARLIRVVERAALAAAVPLACWNLGAFDAAHGLLPS is encoded by the coding sequence ATGAACCCGGTGGCGGGCACCTGCCGGGTGACGGTCTATGTGGACGGCCGCGACGTCGATGTGGCACTGCCCGGCGATGTACCGGTGGCGGTGCTGGTGCCGATGCTGGTCGACACGGTGGGAGCTGCCGCCCCCGTTCTCGGGCTGCAGCTGACGCTACTGGGAGGTCAGCGGGTCGATCCGTCGAAAAGCCTGTCCGACAATGGTATCGGTGACGGCGCGGTGTTGATGCTCACCGCGGGTGCGAAGCCCCGGGTGACTCCGGCGGTGATCGACGCCGCGGCCGCGGCTGCCGGCATCACCCGGGCCGGGTCGGCCCCCGTCATCACCGCCCGCTCCGGCCTGGGAATTGCCACGGTGATGGCGGGCCTGACCGGGTTCTTGGCCGTGCCGGACGGACCGGGTCTGCCGAACGTGCTGCTGGGCGCAGCGGCGGCGACAGTGCCGGCCGTGCTCGCGATGCGGGTTTCGGCGGACGGCGTGGGGACCGGTGCCGCCTGCCTGGCGGGGTTGGGTACCGCGTCGGCGTTGGTGGGCACCGTGGGCGGCCTGGACGTCCCCGGTGCCGGACAGACGCTGGCAGTGCTGTCACTGATCCTGTTGACGGCGGTATGCCGGTTGGTGGTCCGCTGGTGCGGCCTGGCCCAGGTTGACGGCGCGGCCGACGACCTGCCCGCCCGGGTCACCGGCGCCCGTCACCTGATGGCCGGCTTGGTCGCCGGGGCCGCAGCGGGGGCCGGCGTCGGGGTTCTGGTCACGGCCTTCGGTGCGGCAAGTTGGCCTGCCTGCGCGTTCGCCGCTGCCGTCGCCATGGTCCTGCTGCTGCGTATCCGGGCTCACCCCGAAGTGCTGCCCTCAGCGGCGCTGCTGATCGCCGGAATCTGTTGCGGGGTCGCAGTTGTCGTGACCGCCCACCGGATCGTCCCGGCGCAGACCTGGCTGCTGTGCCTGCTCAGCACGGCGGTGGGGATGCTCGCGGTCTGGCTCGGGCTGCATCCCCCGCAGGGTACGTTCTCCCCCACCGCCGCCCGGCTGATCCGGGTCGTCGAACGGGCGGCGCTGGCCGCGGCGGTACCGTTGGCGTGCTGGAACCTGGGGGCCTTTGATGCGGCACACGGGCTACTGCCGTCATGA
- the mycP gene encoding type VII secretion-associated serine protease mycosin produces MNRRWATPWGLMAVIMVVVVMVVVLAGSATAPSAGALTAPAIDPTLLPAAAAPGPRQPSVQVETCTLPETAADVPDTTPDPLGFAAVRSLSRGEGQRVAVIDTGVTRHPRLAHLEAAGDYVVAGDGTTDCDGHGTIVAGIIAATTDLEDPTGFSGIAPAATVLTIRQSSTKYAPADSPTGVGVGDVLTLAMAVRTAADLGATVINISSIACAAGALHDGALGAALAYAVDTKDVVVVAAAGNIGGAGRCPDQPDGAELTWETATVAASPGWYDDYVLTVGSVDPEGAPSAFSLPGPWVDVAAPGERVVSLHPSGSGVLDTLPAFGRSLPISGTSYAAPVVSGLAALVRARFPELTAREVMRRIEETAAGDGWNPVTGRGVVDPAAAMSAETPVTQPDSPRSAVVVTDAPGTAGPDAGHARATAITGAAICAGLLLCGALITRARPHRRP; encoded by the coding sequence ATGAACCGTCGCTGGGCCACGCCGTGGGGCCTGATGGCCGTGATCATGGTGGTCGTGGTCATGGTGGTCGTTCTGGCCGGGTCGGCGACGGCCCCAAGTGCCGGGGCTCTCACCGCGCCGGCCATCGATCCCACGCTGTTGCCTGCCGCCGCGGCGCCGGGCCCGCGGCAGCCCAGCGTGCAGGTCGAGACCTGCACGCTGCCGGAGACCGCTGCCGACGTGCCGGACACCACCCCGGATCCGCTCGGCTTCGCGGCCGTGCGATCGCTGTCCCGCGGCGAGGGGCAGCGCGTCGCGGTGATCGACACCGGGGTGACACGCCATCCTCGGCTGGCTCATCTGGAAGCCGCCGGCGACTACGTGGTGGCCGGTGACGGGACCACCGACTGCGACGGGCATGGCACGATCGTCGCCGGAATCATCGCGGCCACAACCGATCTTGAGGACCCGACGGGTTTCTCCGGGATCGCTCCTGCGGCAACGGTACTGACCATCCGACAGTCCAGCACGAAGTACGCCCCGGCCGACAGTCCGACGGGCGTCGGCGTCGGCGACGTGCTGACGCTGGCGATGGCGGTCCGGACCGCGGCAGACCTGGGCGCCACCGTCATCAACATCTCGTCGATAGCGTGCGCCGCCGGTGCGCTCCACGACGGGGCACTGGGTGCCGCACTGGCCTATGCGGTGGACACCAAGGATGTGGTGGTCGTCGCCGCTGCGGGCAACATCGGCGGTGCGGGCAGGTGTCCCGATCAGCCCGACGGTGCCGAGTTGACCTGGGAGACAGCCACTGTGGCGGCCAGCCCGGGCTGGTACGACGACTACGTGCTCACCGTCGGATCCGTCGACCCCGAGGGCGCCCCGTCGGCCTTCAGCCTGCCCGGGCCGTGGGTGGATGTTGCGGCCCCGGGCGAACGGGTGGTGTCCTTGCACCCGTCGGGAAGCGGGGTCCTCGACACCCTGCCGGCGTTCGGGCGCAGCCTGCCGATCTCGGGTACCAGCTACGCAGCGCCGGTGGTCAGCGGCCTGGCCGCCCTGGTGCGCGCCCGCTTTCCCGAACTGACGGCACGTGAGGTGATGCGACGCATCGAGGAGACGGCCGCCGGTGACGGGTGGAATCCGGTGACGGGCCGCGGTGTCGTCGACCCGGCGGCCGCGATGAGCGCCGAAACGCCCGTCACACAGCCGGATTCGCCGAGGTCCGCTGTCGTTGTGACCGACGCTCCCGGCACCGCCGGGCCGGATGCCGGGCATGCCAGGGCGACGGCGATCACCGGCGCGGCGATCTGCGCGGGTTTGTTGCTCTGTGGCGCCCTGATCACCCGGGCGCGACCACATCGTAGGCCGTGA
- the eccB gene encoding type VII secretion protein EccB, with the protein MARPSPRLQLSSRRFLILRMERAMARGDVHDDVDSPRAQSVSLMVGAAAAAVVVTLGAVVTTWRPSPSLGDAQIVMVRDSGALYVQVQDVMHPVLNMTSARLIAGSSDGPRMVSAAALTDRKRGALLGIPGAPQEVGTLMTGPRWTVCDGTATTVIADTLAPPVHWLGDGHALLVAGPSGTTYLLYGGQRARLDVSEPAVAKALWLDGLVPAPVSRALLDLVPEVPAITAPHIANIGSPGPAALPGFTVGDVVQVHGASGTDFYVVLAGGVQPVGQVAAEVIRSGGPGAAVTTVAPASLSGLPTLGVLPVQQFPDHVDTVRGADAGTVCASWHDSDGDGSQVDLSSGDIPLHPSQPPVPLAQADAAGPRVDEVYLPPGRAAYVRADRVGEGTGWLVSDLGIAFRVGDVDTARVLGLPSPATVPRAVLDALPRGPQLSRSAALTAYDVVAPG; encoded by the coding sequence GTGGCCCGACCTTCCCCACGGCTGCAGCTGAGCAGCAGGCGTTTCCTCATCCTCCGGATGGAACGCGCAATGGCGCGCGGTGATGTGCACGACGATGTAGATTCGCCACGCGCACAGAGTGTTTCGCTGATGGTGGGCGCAGCGGCGGCAGCGGTGGTGGTGACGCTGGGCGCGGTCGTGACCACCTGGCGGCCCTCGCCGTCACTCGGTGACGCCCAGATCGTCATGGTGCGCGACAGCGGCGCGCTCTACGTCCAGGTGCAGGACGTAATGCACCCGGTACTGAACATGACGTCGGCGCGTCTGATCGCCGGAAGCAGTGACGGCCCACGAATGGTGTCCGCGGCTGCACTGACCGACCGCAAACGAGGTGCGTTGCTGGGCATCCCGGGAGCACCCCAGGAGGTCGGGACGCTGATGACAGGACCCAGGTGGACGGTGTGCGACGGCACCGCGACGACGGTGATCGCCGACACACTCGCGCCTCCGGTGCACTGGCTGGGCGACGGGCACGCCCTGTTGGTGGCGGGTCCGTCCGGCACCACCTACCTGCTCTACGGCGGGCAGCGCGCGCGTCTCGACGTCAGCGAACCTGCCGTCGCGAAAGCCTTGTGGCTGGACGGCCTGGTGCCCGCGCCGGTGTCTCGGGCCCTGCTGGACCTGGTGCCGGAGGTGCCGGCCATCACCGCTCCACACATCGCGAACATCGGGTCGCCGGGCCCGGCGGCACTGCCGGGTTTCACCGTCGGCGACGTCGTGCAGGTGCACGGGGCGAGCGGAACAGACTTCTATGTGGTGCTCGCCGGTGGGGTGCAGCCGGTCGGTCAGGTCGCCGCCGAGGTCATCCGGTCCGGCGGCCCCGGCGCGGCGGTGACCACCGTGGCCCCGGCATCGCTGAGCGGACTGCCGACACTGGGTGTGCTGCCGGTGCAACAGTTCCCGGACCATGTGGATACCGTGCGCGGTGCCGATGCCGGCACTGTGTGCGCTTCCTGGCATGACAGCGACGGTGACGGCAGCCAGGTGGACCTGTCATCCGGCGACATCCCGCTGCACCCGTCCCAGCCGCCGGTTCCGTTGGCGCAGGCCGACGCCGCGGGCCCGCGCGTCGACGAGGTGTATCTGCCGCCGGGCCGGGCGGCGTATGTGCGGGCCGACAGGGTGGGCGAGGGCACCGGATGGCTGGTCAGCGATCTCGGGATCGCCTTCCGGGTCGGCGACGTCGACACCGCACGCGTCCTGGGCCTGCCCAGTCCGGCGACGGTGCCGCGCGCTGTGCTGGACGCGCTGCCACGCGGACCGCAGCTGAGCAGATCCGCCGCCCTCACGGCCTACGATGTGGTCGCGCCCGGGTGA
- a CDS encoding CGNR zinc finger domain-containing protein, producing MIFSHDTELTLRAACALVNTNRVDGMQLADQAALDDYLRGWGWTGRRDHDDAELDEVHRLAARLGKIWTVADNEEQAVGQVNALLSDTRAAPWLTRHPEMPEWHLHLASIHDPLAQRMGAEMAMALADLIRAGELRRLKICAAPDCTAVLIDLSRNRSRMFCDTGNCGNRQHVAAYRERRAKED from the coding sequence TTGATTTTCAGTCATGACACCGAGCTCACACTGCGGGCTGCGTGTGCACTGGTCAACACCAATCGGGTGGACGGTATGCAACTGGCAGATCAGGCTGCGCTGGACGACTACCTGCGTGGATGGGGGTGGACCGGACGCCGCGACCACGACGACGCCGAACTCGACGAGGTACACCGGCTCGCGGCCAGGCTGGGCAAGATCTGGACGGTCGCCGACAACGAGGAACAGGCCGTAGGTCAGGTCAACGCCTTGTTGTCCGACACCCGGGCGGCGCCCTGGCTGACTCGGCACCCGGAGATGCCGGAATGGCATCTGCATCTGGCGTCGATCCACGATCCGCTCGCGCAGCGGATGGGCGCCGAGATGGCGATGGCGCTGGCCGACCTCATCCGCGCGGGGGAGCTGCGGCGCCTGAAGATCTGCGCCGCGCCAGACTGCACAGCGGTCCTGATCGATCTGTCCCGTAACCGGTCGCGGATGTTCTGTGACACCGGCAACTGCGGCAACCGTCAGCACGTCGCCGCCTACCGGGAACGGCGGGCCAAGGAGGACTGA
- a CDS encoding EamA family transporter — translation MAQPANTTFRLGLLFALGSAFTFGLSGPLAKSLMTAGWSPTAAVTARLAAGALAMAVFATVIKPGWIREALQHIRAIVLYGLIPIAGAQLCYYNAVSHVSVGVAMLLEYTAPLLVVGWVWVNTSRRPSNRTLAGVGTAVAGIMVVLGVFDGLANAHVNAVGIAWGLGAAVCAACFFLMSDEVSTDGSGLDAITLAAGGLTVGAVAVAALGLSGVMPLTYTTGDVVLAGFTTSWIVPVVLLALLPTAIAYTLGIAGITRLRPSFASLVGLSEVLFAVLWAWLLIGEAVSITQAIGGFVVLVGLALARSGDRSAEVTAASWPDAGALEIAEPVQIRRAE, via the coding sequence ATGGCCCAGCCTGCCAACACGACGTTCCGGCTCGGTTTGTTGTTCGCGCTTGGTTCGGCGTTCACGTTCGGCTTGTCCGGCCCCCTTGCGAAATCACTGATGACAGCGGGCTGGAGTCCGACTGCCGCGGTGACCGCACGACTGGCCGCGGGGGCACTCGCGATGGCGGTCTTCGCCACCGTCATCAAGCCTGGCTGGATCCGGGAAGCGCTGCAGCACATCCGGGCCATCGTGCTGTACGGGCTGATCCCGATCGCCGGGGCACAACTGTGCTACTACAACGCGGTCTCGCATGTCTCCGTCGGTGTGGCGATGCTCCTGGAGTACACCGCCCCCCTGCTGGTGGTCGGGTGGGTCTGGGTCAACACCTCCCGGCGCCCCAGTAACCGCACGCTGGCGGGCGTGGGCACCGCGGTCGCCGGAATCATGGTGGTGCTCGGGGTGTTCGACGGGCTGGCCAACGCTCACGTCAACGCCGTCGGTATCGCGTGGGGCCTGGGCGCGGCGGTCTGCGCGGCCTGCTTCTTCCTGATGAGCGACGAAGTGAGCACGGACGGCAGCGGACTCGATGCGATCACCCTGGCAGCAGGCGGACTGACGGTCGGCGCGGTAGCCGTCGCTGCCCTCGGGCTCTCCGGTGTGATGCCGTTGACGTACACCACCGGCGATGTCGTGCTGGCGGGCTTCACCACCTCCTGGATCGTGCCGGTGGTGCTGCTGGCGCTGTTGCCCACTGCCATCGCCTACACCCTGGGGATCGCCGGAATCACCCGGCTGCGGCCGAGCTTCGCCTCGCTCGTCGGATTGTCGGAGGTGCTGTTCGCCGTGCTGTGGGCATGGCTGCTCATCGGTGAGGCAGTCAGCATCACCCAGGCCATCGGCGGCTTCGTCGTCCTGGTCGGCCTCGCCCTGGCCCGTTCGGGTGACCGGTCGGCCGAAGTGACCGCGGCCAGCTGGCCCGACGCGGGGGCCCTGGAGATCGCGGAGCCGGTTCAGATACGCCGTGCCGAGTGA
- a CDS encoding cutinase family protein, with the protein MSRTLTRAAAAFAVAATAVAASVTAPQLVPAAQAEPSCPDIEVVFARGTDEAPGLGRVGGAFVDSLRGKVGGRSVGAYAVAYPATFDFLAAAGGANDASIHIQWMVTNCPATRLVLGGYSQGAAIVDVLAAVPFPAVGFNAPLPPNVPEHIAALAVFGNPTTKVGLPLTVSPVYGTRSIDLCNGGDPVCSGGDDIAAHSNYGSAGFTDQAATFVAGLV; encoded by the coding sequence CTGTCCCGAACCCTCACCCGGGCTGCCGCTGCGTTTGCCGTCGCGGCCACCGCGGTGGCGGCGTCGGTGACCGCTCCTCAACTGGTCCCCGCCGCCCAGGCCGAACCCAGCTGCCCCGACATCGAGGTGGTCTTCGCCCGCGGCACCGATGAGGCGCCCGGGCTCGGGCGCGTCGGCGGCGCCTTCGTCGATTCGCTGCGAGGCAAGGTCGGCGGCCGATCGGTGGGCGCCTACGCCGTCGCCTACCCGGCAACCTTCGACTTCCTGGCCGCCGCCGGCGGCGCAAACGACGCCAGCATCCATATTCAGTGGATGGTGACCAACTGCCCCGCCACCCGCCTGGTCCTGGGTGGCTACTCCCAGGGCGCCGCAATCGTCGACGTGCTGGCCGCCGTCCCGTTCCCGGCGGTGGGATTCAACGCGCCGCTGCCCCCCAACGTGCCCGAGCACATCGCGGCGCTGGCGGTGTTCGGTAATCCGACGACCAAAGTCGGTCTGCCACTGACCGTCAGCCCCGTCTACGGCACCCGCTCCATAGACCTGTGCAACGGCGGCGACCCGGTGTGCTCCGGCGGTGACGACATCGCCGCCCACAGCAATTACGGCTCCGCCGGGTTCACCGATCAGGCTGCGACATTCGTCGCTGGGCTCGTCTGA
- a CDS encoding cutinase family protein yields the protein MSDRTPHLSLSRRLARAAVPVLAAGALLAAPAAAPFGGVGVASAEPPCPDVEIVFARGTSEAPGVGRVGVALADAVRAQAGGRTVGTYGVIYPATYDFLAAADGANDATNHVLAMAQQCPGTRIVLGGYSQGAAVVDMLAGIPPLGNRVGEVGSAAPLPSSVSGNVAAVAVFGNPSAKFGVPVTNSGPFAGRAIDLCNDGDPICSDGRNPFAHTSYERTPLVPQAAGFITARL from the coding sequence ATGAGCGACCGCACGCCCCACCTGTCACTCTCGCGCCGCCTGGCCCGCGCCGCCGTTCCGGTTCTGGCCGCGGGCGCGTTGCTGGCCGCACCGGCGGCTGCGCCTTTCGGGGGTGTGGGCGTCGCCTCGGCGGAACCGCCCTGCCCCGACGTGGAGATCGTGTTCGCCCGGGGCACCAGCGAAGCACCTGGCGTCGGCCGCGTCGGAGTGGCATTGGCCGACGCGGTACGCGCCCAGGCCGGCGGTCGAACCGTGGGCACCTACGGCGTGATCTACCCGGCGACCTACGACTTCCTGGCCGCCGCTGACGGCGCCAACGATGCCACCAACCACGTCCTGGCCATGGCCCAGCAGTGCCCCGGGACCCGGATCGTGCTCGGCGGCTACTCCCAGGGCGCGGCGGTGGTCGACATGCTCGCGGGCATTCCGCCGTTGGGCAACAGGGTGGGCGAAGTCGGGTCGGCGGCCCCGCTGCCGTCCAGTGTCTCGGGCAATGTCGCCGCGGTGGCGGTGTTCGGCAACCCGTCGGCCAAATTCGGCGTCCCGGTCACGAACTCGGGCCCATTCGCCGGCCGGGCGATCGATCTGTGCAATGACGGCGACCCCATCTGCTCCGACGGACGCAACCCGTTCGCCCATACGAGCTACGAGCGCACCCCGCTGGTGCCGCAGGCCGCGGGCTTCATCACCGCCCGACTCTGA
- a CDS encoding cutinase family protein: protein MGHFCHRRTSWNIGTRGHRRTTRVVAATCAVIFAAALMTVAPVLSTRLPQAAAVSCPEVEVVFARGREEPAGAGIVGTAFVNALRAKSSKKIGYYAVNYDANIGVDQGANDMSAHIQYMVPNCPNTRLVLGGYSLGAAVTDMVLAVPGPVLGFKNPLPVGSDGHVAAVALFGNGTRKVLGGSISNIVAGYRDKIIDLCNASDPVCSPSMDIQTWADNWTDHLQNAYIKSGMVDQAAQFAAARL from the coding sequence ATGGGTCACTTCTGTCACAGACGTACCTCCTGGAACATCGGCACGCGGGGCCACCGGCGCACCACCCGGGTCGTGGCGGCCACCTGCGCGGTGATCTTCGCCGCCGCCCTGATGACGGTCGCTCCCGTGCTGTCGACCCGCTTGCCTCAGGCAGCGGCGGTGTCCTGCCCCGAGGTCGAGGTCGTCTTCGCCCGCGGCCGGGAAGAACCCGCCGGGGCCGGGATCGTCGGAACCGCGTTCGTCAACGCGCTGCGCGCCAAGAGCAGCAAGAAGATCGGCTACTACGCGGTCAACTACGACGCCAACATCGGCGTCGACCAAGGCGCCAACGACATGAGCGCCCATATTCAGTACATGGTCCCCAACTGCCCCAATACGCGACTGGTCCTCGGCGGATATTCGCTGGGTGCTGCCGTCACCGATATGGTGCTCGCGGTACCTGGGCCGGTGCTCGGTTTCAAGAACCCGCTTCCGGTGGGCAGTGACGGTCACGTGGCCGCGGTCGCGTTGTTCGGCAACGGCACCCGCAAAGTGCTCGGTGGGTCGATCTCGAACATCGTCGCTGGCTACCGGGACAAGATCATCGACCTGTGCAACGCCTCGGACCCGGTCTGCAGCCCCAGCATGGACATCCAGACCTGGGCCGACAACTGGACCGACCACCTCCAGAACGCCTACATCAAGTCCGGCATGGTCGACCAGGCGGCGCAGTTCGCCGCCGCCCGGCTCTGA